The following are encoded together in the Thunnus albacares chromosome 7, fThuAlb1.1, whole genome shotgun sequence genome:
- the snx33 gene encoding sorting nexin-33 → MSVKAKAIYTFQSENKEEISIQENEELVIFDENSVDGWFQGENSRGERGLFPASYVEIIRTRSNSNVTDCSISPAGSLGNDSSYFPSTPNTTLHMQQSYYDDDDDDWDDWDDRSTVVDDTDHSRSPGANGHPHQSPLSNNPNVYYRAKPHMERQDSISSSRKGSMVGRNLNRFSSFVRSGVEAFVLGDVPMMAKIAESYTIEMGALGPQWKESPQPFSCSVEDPTKQTKFKGIKTYISYRVTPSHTGRPVYRRYKHFDWLYNRLLHKFTVISVPHLPEKQATGRFEEDFIEKRKRRLILWMNHMTSHPVLSQYEGFEHFLMCADDKQWKLGKRRAEKDEMVGAHFMLTLQIPNEHQDLQDVEERVDTFKAFAKKMDDSVMQLTHVASELVRKHLGGFRKEFQRLGNAFQSISQAFMLDPPHSSDTLNNAISHTGRTYENIGEMFAEQPKYDLFHMLDKLSLYQGLLANFPDIIHLQKGAFAKVKESQRMTDEGKMDQDEADGIRKRCRTVGFALQAEMSHFHQQREVDFRDMMQAYLREQIAFYQRVVQQLERTLRMYDCL, encoded by the exons ATGTCAGTGAAAGCCAAAGCCATCTATACgtttcaaagtgaaaacaaagagGAGATCAGCATTCAGGAGAATGAGGAACTGGTTATCTTTGATGAGAACTCAGTGGACGGCTGGTTTCAGGGGGAGAACAGCCGAGGGGAGAGGGGTCTCTTCCCAGCATCTTATGTGGAAATTATTCGCACTCGTTCAAATTCTAACGTGACTGACTGCTCCATCAGCCCGGCAGGCTCTTTAGGAAATGACTCCTCCTATTTCCCCTCAACTCCAAACACCACTCTTCACATGCAGCAGAGTTACTAtgacgacgacgatgatgacTGGGACGACTGGGACGACAGGTCCACCGTTGTGGATGATACCGACCACAGTAGGAGCCCTGGTGCCAATGGACATCCCCATCAGAGCCCACTGTCCAACAACCCCAATGTATACTACCGGGCTAAACCGCATATGGAGAGACAAGACAGCATCTCCAGCTCAAGGAAAGGCAGCATGGTGGGCAGGAACTTGAACCGATTTTCCAGCTTTGTCCGCTCAGGGGTAGAAGCCTTTGTGTTGGGTGATGTACCCATGATGGCAAAGATAGCTGAATCATACACCATCGAGATGGGTGCCCTGGGGCCCCAGTGGAAGGAGAGCCCACAGCCTTTCTCCTGCTCCGTAGAAGACCCcacaaaacagacaaagttcAAAGGCATCAAGACGTACATTTCGTACCGGGTCACGCCAAGCCACACAGGGCGTCCTGTCTACAGGCGCTACAAACACTTTGACTGGCTGTACAACCGCCTACTGCACAAGTTCACTGTGATCTCCGTGCCTCACCTGCCTGAGAAGCAGGCCACGGGGCGATTTGAGGAAGACTTTATCGAGAAGCGGAAGAGACGACTGATACTGTGGATGAACCACATGACCAGTCACCCTGTCCTCTCCCAGTATGAAGGCTTTGAGCACTTTCTGATGTGTGCTGACGACAAGCAGTGGAAGCTGGGCAAAAGACGAGCTGAAAAGGACGAGATGGTGGGCGCCCATTTCATGCTGACCCTCCAGATCCCTAACGAGCACCAGGACCTTCAGGATGTAGAGGAGAGAGTCGACACCTTCAAGGCCTTTGCTAAGAAAATGGACGACAGCGTCATGCAGCTCACACATGTTGCCTCGGAGCTGGTGCGTAAGCACCTGGGTGGATTCAGGAAGGAGTTCCAGCGGCTGGGGAATGCTTTCCAGTCAATTAGCCAGGCATTCATGCTGGACCCTCCCCATAGCTCAGATACCCTCAACAACGCCATCTCCCATACAGGCCGCACCTATGAGAACATTGGAGAGATGTTTGCAGAGCAACCTAAGTATGACCTCTTCCATATGCTGGACAAGCTGTCTCTCTACCAAGGCCTGCTCGCCAACTTCCCAGATATTATTCATCTACAAAAAG GTGCCTTTGCCAAGGTGAAGGAGAGCCAGCGGATGACTGACGAAGGGAAGATGGACCAGGACGAGGCCGACGGCATTAGGAAACGCTGCAGGACGGTCGGTTTTGCCCTCCAGGCAGAGATGAGCCACTTCCATCAGCAGCGAGAGGTGGACTTCAGAGACATGATGCAGGCCTACCTCAGGGAGCAGATAGCCTTTTACCAGCGTGTTGTCCAGCAACTGGAGCGCACCCTGCGCATGTACGACTGTCTGTAA